The genomic segment aaaaggaataaatatataaaaaaatccctAATTCCTCTCTTTTCAGTGCGCTCATATTGTcttaatttgtaaatgtaatatttagcacTTGGCATTAGATATTATATTAGTAATAACTGGCATAAGAGAAGTTTAATACCACAgaagaactaaaataaaaaatttgcctTTTTCGAAGTTGCTGTATATTAAAAACACAAGGTGTCTGAATTTGCATTCTATTTAGATAGCTGAAGCTCATAGACGTTCATTAGTTTCACTCAGGTTATtctcaattagttttttttagcaCCCCCTCTGAACTTTTAAGCCCCTTCTTAACACCAAGCCTCTTGTTTTCTATTATCTTTCCTTTAAGATGCAGTGaagaaattttgtttaaaaatattttacaagtggataaaaaaaaatttctgccaGAACCACTTTGTCATTTTTGTGTAACCGACATTCAAGaaagccatcttgtgccatgtgaaaagaaaataatacaacagACCACATAGGTTTTGTTCAGGTTGGTGTAGCACTTTAAAAgtattcattataataataatacgaaaaattattacataaattaatacggttaatgcaaataatttttcagcttggaacctgcatttaaaaaaaaaaaaaaaaacagacatcatAATTTGCAGTAGATATTTATTGCTGCTGTTTAGCCACTgtttgaaagtgatgtgacatacagccagtatggtgacccatactcagaattcatgctctgcatttaacccatccaaagtgcacacgcatgcatgcatgcacacacatgaaGATGAAGGTGGAGAAGGTGGGGAGAGGACTGTACATTTACTCCccacacctacaattcctgctagcccaagactcaaactcacaaccttttttggattgcgagtctgactctctaaccattaggccccaACTTCCAAAGTATTACAGCAGGCTACTAGTTTGTGCCATATATACTTGGGAAATCACAGTAGCCACTGGAATAGAGATTCATTCAAAGACAAATTTTGCAATTGTCAAGATTATCTGCTGAAATAAGATGCACATGCGGGTCAAAGCCGAAGAATTTACGTTTACATTAAAGCATTTAGcaggtgcttttatccaaagcatcttACATTAGATGCTCATGGTGAGCAAAGCAAAGTTTATTAGAAAACTACAATGAGAATTGCAgaaattactttatttttctcAGTAGCTATCAATATCCTCCAATCTATCATCGGCAAGCTGAACAATCTGTTCAAGAGCCTTTAGTAACAGAACGTCGGTGTCATCATCTGTGTCGATCTCATTGTGGTAGTTCTTCACAGGGAATATGTTTGTCAGTGGCACACCTACTTTAACACTGCACAACTCCATCTATACAGAAACAGAATGTGATAATAtaagaaaatctgaaaaatagACATGACTATGGATCAGATCAACCTAGGCTATTATGTAAAAGTCACTGCAAGTGTCACATGTACAGTATGTCTTTGAATGATATCACACACCTTCTCCTTGATTTTCTTGCTAGTGTACATCTTCCTCAGATTTTTTTGGACCAGTGGACATGCTTCATCCATTTTAGTCATGACAACCACTTGAGGAATCCCTACAGGAAATGTAGAGGCAatgtaaaagttaaatatttttcaaaaaattgaGCATATGTGTGGCAAAGTTTGTTGAAAGGTGTATATGTCTAGGCTATAAATGATCCATATACTGGGCCATGGGCAATGTAAGCAATCAAGCTTGAGAGTTACTTGTTCTTTTCTTTCAACTTGTATGTGATGTTTTCCGCTTACACAATGACAAAACATTTTACACAAACCCAACCCACTATCATTATACTGACTCCTCTCtccaatgtaatgtaatgtatgtgAGTTCATTTAGGGGGAAGTTTTACCCCTTTCACTGATTCTCTGGCGGATGATCTTCAGCTTGTCAATAAGACGATCATCTGTGTATTGCAATATATTTGCTGGTAGGACGTAAACCAGGCAGAAAGACTGGTCGGAGAGGTTGGGGTCATGGTTGAATTGCTGATCCTTAAAAGTGAGTGGCTTTTCTTCGTTGAACTAAGTTTGGAAATTCAGTAAAATTAATCATCAGATATATTACACACATACAAATCAGTTATTTGATAAATTCATGAATAGGTTTATTACTTTATAGCCGTCCTTCACATGACCATACACAGCATTGATGATATCTTCTGTTTGCGATCCTTCAAATGCTTCAGGTTCCAATCCCATGATGTCTTTGAAGATAAATGGCAATGTTTTTTTCCCACTTCTGATGGAGAATCCTTTGAGCTGCAAATGATGACCAAATATATTTGTGAACATTTTTTAAGAAATCCTCATACGATTAGACAAATTCTTACAATGCCCAAGTTTGGGTCAACATT from the Carassius carassius chromosome 7, fCarCar2.1, whole genome shotgun sequence genome contains:
- the LOC132143406 gene encoding interferon-induced protein 44-like isoform X1 — encoded protein: MGSSESTVPRPPSPPPPNPELDKPWRKFDWGQKEDLKKKLENFCPSHPDVKDIKILLAGPIGAGKSSFINSVDSAFLGRISSRALVDTSGGDSQSFTKNLKGFSIRSGKKTLPFIFKDIMGLEPEAFEGSQTEDIINAVYGHVKDGYKFNEEKPLTFKDQQFNHDPNLSDQSFCLVYVLPANILQYTDDRLIDKLKIIRQRISERGIPQVVVMTKMDEACPLVQKNLRKMYTSKKIKEKMELCSVKVGVPLTNIFPVKNYHNEIDTDDDTDVLLLKALEQIVQLADDRLEDIDSY